TCGTACGCCGTCGCCTCGCCCCCGGCGTCGCGGACCAGGGTGACGATGGCGAAGGCGCCGATCATGGCGAAGCCGTAGGTGGTGAGGTAGAAGAGCACGCCCTCCAGCGAGGTGTACTGCCCCTCGGCGAGGTCGCCCGCACTCTGGACGCCGAGCACGCCGACCAGGATGAATCCGGTGTGGGCCACCGAGGAGTAGGCCAGCATCCGCTTCACGTCGTTCTGCACGATGGCGAGGACGGCGCCGAGGAGCATCGACGCGATCGCGATCACCCACAACGTCGGCTGCCAGCTCCAGCGCTCGCCGCCGAAGGCGACGTAGAGCAGGCGCAGCAGCGCACCGAAGGCGGCGACCTTGGTGCCGGCCGCCATGAACGCGGTCACCGCGGTGGGCGCGCCCTGGTAGACGTCCGGGGTCCACGCCTGGAAGGGCGCGGCGCCGACCTTGAACAGCAGGCCGACCGCGAGCAGCCCGATGCCCGCCAGCAGCAGGCCGTGGTTGGCCGAACCGGCACGGACCGCCTCGTTGATGCCGGCGAAGCTGACCGAGCCGGCGTAGCCGTAGACCAGCGCGGCGCCGTACAGGAAGAAGCCGGAGGCGAAGGCGCCGAGGAGGAAGTACTTCATCGCCGCCTCCTGGCTCAGCAGGCGGCGCCGGCGGGCCAGGCCGCAGAGCAGGTAGAGCGGCAGCGAGAGCACCTCGAGGGCGACGAACATGGTCAGCAGGTCGCCGGAGGCCGGGAAGAGCAGCATGCCGAAGACCGCGAACAGGAGCAGCGGGTAGACCTCGGTGTGCTCCAGGCCGCGGGTCGAGGCCTCGCGCTCGCTCTCGGTGCCGGGCAGCGCGGCCGCCTGGCCGGTGAAGGCCGACACCCCGCCCTCGAGGCGCTGCTCGCCGAAGAGCGCGACGCCACCGAGGGCGAAGACCAGCAGCAGCCCCCACAGGTAGACCGTCGGGCCGTCGACCACGATGCTGCCCATCGCGCCGACCAGTCCGCGCCCCTCGGCGCCGGCGGCGCCGGTGTGCTCGTCGAGGTTCACGCCGACCACGACCGTGGCGACCAGCGCCGCCGCGACGGTGACCAGCGCGAGACCGACCTGCGGGAGGCGGCGGGTCCCGCGCGGGAGGATGGCCTCCAGCGCGACGCCGACGCAGGCACCGCCGAAGACGATGAGGAGCGGCAGCAGCTCGGCGTACTCGAGCTCGGGCTTCACGAACTCCATCAGTGGTCACCCTCTCCCTCGGACCCGGCATGGGCGACCGTCGGCGCGTCGTCCTGCACCCCGACCTGCTGCATCAGGTCACCCACCATCGGGTTGCTCACGTCGAGCAGCGGCGCCGGGTAGAACCCGAAGAACACCAGCGCGGCCATGAGCGGGGCCACCGCGGCGATCTCGCGTACGCCGAGGTCGCGGGTGCCCTCGATCTCCGGCGGTGTCGGGCCGGTCATCGTGCGCTGGTACAGCCACAGCACGTAGATGGCCGACAGGACGACCGCGGTGACCGCGATGGCGCCGACCCACCAGCCGTAGTCGAAGGCCGCCACGAACACCAGGAACTCGCTGATGAAGGGCGAGAGCCCCGGCAGGCCGAGCGTGGCCAGGCCGGCGACGAGCAGCAGACCGGCCAGCACGGGGGCGACCTTCTCCACCCCGCGCATCTCGCGGATCGAGGCGGTGCCGCTGCGGTCGTAGAGGTAGCCGGCCACCAGGAAGAGCGCAGCGGTGCCGAGACCGTGGTTGACCATGTAGAGGATCGCGCCGGTGCCGCCCTGGCTGGTCATGGTGAAGACGCCGAGCGTGATCAGGCCGAAGTGGCTCAGCGAGGTGAGACCGATGAGCCGGAAGATGTCGTCCTGCCCGATCGCGACCAGGGCGCCGTAGACGACGGAGATCAGCGCGAGGGTGATCACCAGCGGCGTCGCCCATTGCGAAGCCTCCGGGAAGATGCCCAGGCAGAACCGCATCATCCCGAAGGTGCCGATCTTGTCG
This region of Nocardioides sp. L-11A genomic DNA includes:
- the nuoN gene encoding NADH-quinone oxidoreductase subunit NuoN, yielding MEFVKPELEYAELLPLLIVFGGACVGVALEAILPRGTRRLPQVGLALVTVAAALVATVVVGVNLDEHTGAAGAEGRGLVGAMGSIVVDGPTVYLWGLLLVFALGGVALFGEQRLEGGVSAFTGQAAALPGTESEREASTRGLEHTEVYPLLLFAVFGMLLFPASGDLLTMFVALEVLSLPLYLLCGLARRRRLLSQEAAMKYFLLGAFASGFFLYGAALVYGYAGSVSFAGINEAVRAGSANHGLLLAGIGLLAVGLLFKVGAAPFQAWTPDVYQGAPTAVTAFMAAGTKVAAFGALLRLLYVAFGGERWSWQPTLWVIAIASMLLGAVLAIVQNDVKRMLAYSSVAHTGFILVGVLGVQSAGDLAEGQYTSLEGVLFYLTTYGFAMIGAFAIVTLVRDAGGEATAYDRWAGLGRTSPLVAGAFAFFLLSMAGIPLTAGFIGKWAVFTSALSAGAWPVVLVAIACSILAITFYVRHIRLMFFTEPSQDGAGVVTRSSLLTSGTIVVCLVATLVMGVVPGPVLDLVTSAGDFIR
- a CDS encoding NADH-quinone oxidoreductase subunit M codes for the protein MLSLLIWLPIAGAVAVALLPRTLSKTVGLGVALATLVVGVVVAASYELDGGRQLTEEHEWIEAFGVHYALGVDGLGLLLVLLTVLLVPLVLGAEWFKADAPGSAGARSFVAWTLALEGLSLAVFCATDVFLFYVVFEATLIPAYFLVGGFGRDGRGAAALKFLMFQLAGGLVLLASVIGLYVVSAQQGEPSYLLSDLEKLDIGTEAGRWLFFGFFIAFAVKAPLFPLHTWLADTTEKATPGTGVLLVCILDKIGTFGMMRFCLGIFPEASQWATPLVITLALISVVYGALVAIGQDDIFRLIGLTSLSHFGLITLGVFTMTSQGGTGAILYMVNHGLGTAALFLVAGYLYDRSGTASIREMRGVEKVAPVLAGLLLVAGLATLGLPGLSPFISEFLVFVAAFDYGWWVGAIAVTAVVLSAIYVLWLYQRTMTGPTPPEIEGTRDLGVREIAAVAPLMAALVFFGFYPAPLLDVSNPMVGDLMQQVGVQDDAPTVAHAGSEGEGDH